From the Catharus ustulatus isolate bCatUst1 chromosome 15, bCatUst1.pri.v2, whole genome shotgun sequence genome, the window CATCTCAAAGATTGCATGATCAGAAGCTGAGGGAGTTGGCTggtgaggagctgtgggtgccccgCTGGGTGTGCTGATGATGAACACCTTccctccaggcagtgctggtggtAGAGAAGGCACTGGGTGACCTCTGGATCCAGCTGCCCTGCATCGAccagctgggcagctgcacCTACAATGACGTCTGCAGCATTCTCGATGAACTCATCCCACCTGGCACGCCCTGCCCGGAGCCCCTGCTGACCTACGGCATTCCCTGCCACTGCCCCTTCAAAGCGGTATGGCCGGGTCCCCGGTGACGCTGGCAGTGCCAGTGGGTACCACTGTGCCCtttggtgctgggctgggcttttGATTGACCTCTTGTCTatctgtcccctctctccatAGGGCTCCTACTCTCTGCCAGCCAGCGATTTTGATGTGCCTGATGTGGAGCTCCCTTCCTGGATGACCAACGGCAACTACCGTGTCCGAGTGGTCGTCAGCAATGGCGGGGAGGAGCTCAGCTGTGTCAAACTGGCTTTCTCCCTGCACTCCCACTGAGGAGCTGcactcccatcccatcccaccccatcctaTCCCAACCCATCCCTTTGAGGTCCATCCCTCCTAATGTCAGGAAGAGgcagtccctgtcctgtcctccccagcacctcctcccGTGCTACACCCAGAGAGGCCCCTTTGGCTGTTCTGCTGTTCCCAAACCCATGACCCATGACCAAACCCATGTCTCCTGCTTAGACAGGGTGGCCTTGGAGCCTAACCCCAGCATGACCTggggttgtatttttttatccaatttctcttttttttccttaatcctATCAGGGTGAGTTTAGACAAAAAcattccagggaaaagcagtattttttggAGCAGTCTGTGGGGATGAGGGAGTGTTTGGGAGTGGTGGGGCAGGCTAAAGGGATGCAGCACTAGTTGCAGAAGGtctccctgcttcccaccaTCTCTGACCAGAGCATGGGGCTGTTTTGCacaagtgtccccaaagtggCTGCAGGAGACCTGTTTCCATACAGCAGCTTTgaatctcctgctgctgcatccctgtccTGCATGGGGAACCAGCTTGGTGGCATGAGGCACCTGTGAAGGCACCTCCCCATGCCCTCCTGTGGCGAACATCAGGAACACAAGAGGATGGAAACCACCCGAGCCCCACATGGACACTCCCACTTGGTCAcactcccagcagcagaagaggtTGCTGGTTGATGTGCTCACTCCAAAGGGCACAAAAAGCTGTGATGAGCTGCTGGGGCCCAGCCTGGCTCATCTCCCACTTATCTCATTTTTCCTCTGGGAGTGAGCTGAGGCAGAATGCTGCACTTGGGACTatccttcccctgtgctggcagaggtacccaagcagcagcatcctgaaCATGGGATACCTGGGAGATGACTATGAAGACCAACAGCCCAGATCCTATTTGGGGGTGTCCTGGCAGTGGCTGGGGACTGTCATGTGGGCAGGCAGCATCCTTCTTGCTGCAGCTTTGGGCAGGGTGTGAGCCTGTCACCATTCCCCTGTGACAGGTGCCACCAGCCACCACATCCCTTGCTGTCTCTGCCTGCTTGTGTTATTTAGCCCTTCAGTAGGGCTGGTCTTTTACAAGCACTTTATATGCCTTAACTGCTGTGGGTGTTCCTCCACCATGCAGATGTGCTCCCACTGCCTTTCTGTGCCCTCCATTTGCTTTGTTTCACCCTGTGGCTTTAGGAGAAGCACTAAtcctctgcccctgctcccttacagtgccagggcagcaaCCTCCTTTTGGGCAGGTTCTGCAGGTTCTTAATAAATCTTTTTATCAAGATGTAGACCTGGTGCCTGTTGTTGCTGGTGGTGACCTAGAGGTGACATTCATTTCACTGGGAGGAGTGTGGATGTGGGTGTGAGCTGGGGGAGGTGGAGGTGATGGGGTGGAAGCGGTGGTGGAGGATGCTGCGGCCAGTGGAGCTGAGCAGCCCCGAGGCCAgtgaggggcagggcagggatgtgctAACGCTGATTTGTGATGTGGGGACTTTGGGACACAGCCATGGCCCAGGGGGCCACAGCCCATGCTGAGGGGCTTTGAGGTGACCTTCTGTAACCCTGCATGGCTCTGCAGGCCTGGCCCCAAGGACCAGCCTCGCTGCAGGGGAGCGCAGAAGCACAGAATCAATTCGCTTGAAGATCTCTGTGATCATGACCTCCCTCTGTGAGTCCAACTCGTGACTGAGCACACCCTGTCCCCCACACCATGGTGCTGAGGGCCatgtccagtctttccttaaacacctccagcaatggtgactccaccatctccctgggcagcccattccaaagCCTAATccctctttctgtgaaaaaagcCTTCCTAAAGCCCGACCTAAACACGCCCTGGCGCAGTTTAACACCATAATCTCCTGTCATGTCACTGGTTGCCTGGAAGCAGAGCCCTAGGCCGCCTGGCTTCACCCTCCTTTCAtgaagttgtagagagtgataaagGCACGCCGGAGCCTCCTGCAGGCCCAACAGGCTCAGCAACactgctccccagcactgcccagccccggccGCGGCTCGGCCCCGCCGCCTTTCCCCTCACGGACCCGCCCAGCACCCctcgcccgcccgccgccagggggcgccaccgccccgcgccgccccagCCCGACCCTTCCCagccccgcccctcgccctcaGCGCTCCCCGCGCGCACGCGCCGCGCTCAGCTGAGCCGCGGTCACGTGACGGCGCGGCCGAGCGagcgggcccggcggggccgggcggcgcggggcggcggagAGGtgcgggaccggcaccggggcGGGGCCCGGGGGCGCACAGGGACCGGGGGGCTCGGGCGggggctgccagcagcctgTCAGCCGCCTGTCAGCCCGCGGCGTGCACAGAGACCCGCGGGGCGCGGTGGGTGCGCGGGGTCCCGGCAGTGCCGCCGTCCCGCCTGGGTGCTCGGCACAGCTCGGGCGCGCtggcggggctcggggctccAGGGCCTCCTTGGCAGCCCTTGTGCATGGGCGGGTGCTCAGGGCTTGGGGGTCCTGACAGCTgacaggggtgctgggggtccctgggggtgctggaggcTGACATAGGTGTTCCGGGCCGTGCTGGCGATGCCCTGCATGAAGGCTGGCCCGCCACGGGGCTCCTGTCGGAGTGTCCGGGCGTGCCGGGCAGCGAAGGGGGCACAGCACCCTATGGGAGGTGTTAGGAGGGGTGCGGGATGCTGAGTGGCACTGGGAGAGTGCAGGGAACCCCACACTCTGCAGgcttcagctgtgctgctctgtggaggggcagggggagctgggcagcacaggctggctgGGGTGGGAGCTGTGGAGCCTGGTGGGGTTTGTGCCCAGCAGCCTCCCTGTGAGGTCTGTGGGGACCAGACCATGCTGTGAAACATTGGAAAGGTGTGTCTGGGGGCTTTCTGGAACTGTGGGAGCACAGCGTAGCACAGGGACAAGAGGACTGATGCTGTGACTGGGAGGTGTCATGCTGGCATGGACGTGGTGGTCTGGGGAAGGGACTTGTGTGTggcctccctgcaggcagggcagggggatcTGGCAGCACTGGCTCTCCCTTGTGTCACACTGAGGTGGGTTACTACAAGTAGTGGTTTGGAAATGAAGGTTTCAACATGCAtggtgggaagcagcagtgagTTATGCGGTGAGGCTCACTTTTCTGGGAGATTTCCTGATCtacacacagccccagctcatCTGGAAAGAGCTGTCAGGGTCAGCAGCAAGTCACATCTGCCTTTTGACTTCTGGCATGGGACTGTCACCATAAGGGACAAATTGCTGTCACTGCCCTCCAGCTTTCCTAATAGGATGAAATTGATTCTGTGTGTGGGTGGCAAAAAAAGCACATGAAGGTGGCTGAGGAGTTGGGTTTGAAGTGGAAACTGAATGTAGATGTTCCCCCTTTGCTGTTTCCGGTGATGAGGGAATGGTGCAGTGgggttttgctttggtttgtcGTCTGGATGAGACAagttttgcagctttttcttgTTGATTGTGGGAGAACAGAGTGCTCGCTCCCTGCTGCTACGCAACCTTTAATCCAGGCACAAGGCAGGCAAGTCACGATGAGTGTGTTTCTCTGGCTCTTCAAAGCAGAAAGCAGACAGGCCTGcttgaaaggggaaaaaaaacatctaGAGGGAGCGATCAAGCAGAGTGATGTCAGCACGTTGTGTTTATCTCTAAGTCACTGCTGGGTACTTTGGATGCTGTGCGGGCCATCTTTGGGGTGGGTACCATGCCTGACCCAGTCCTGCACCCCCTTTGCCCACTCTCCTTGCCCTCTGCCAGCCCGTGGTGCTTGGCAGAGCCTCCCAGGTTTCTGTCCTGCCCCTTGGGCCTGTCACCGATGACAAATAGCTTCTAACGCTTTCCTTGTGTAAACTCCTGCTGCCGCTCTTCCCGGTCCCTGCCTGTGGCGGAGCCGGTTCAGGACAGGGTTGCGTGTcccagctgggggagggaggaggctggACAGGAGTGATGCATGTGCTGCCTTTGGCTCTGGATTGCCTGCCTGTCAGCCAGGGAgcctcactgctgctccagagcctggTATTCCATGGGAcacactgctgcttcctgctcctGGTCTTGCCTGGTGCCGCAGGAAATACGGCACTGCTGTTGTGGCCTAGATaactgctccagagcagctggaatcTGGAGCATCCATACCTGAGGAAAAACCCTTGCTCCCTGCTACCCTTCTGATCACCATGCTGGACCCCAGTGGTTGCAGCTCTTGGCTGGTTTTCCATGTGGCACCCAGGTTTGCAGAGCCATGCTCTGGGGAATGCCTGGGTGCTCTGGGGGTGAGGCAGAGCCTGGATGGCCTGGGCTGAGCGTTCCCTGCACATCcagatgtgctgctctgtgctgaggctgCATCTGGAAGTCGCTCGCGTGACTTGGTGGGTGCATGAAGAGCTCTGGCAGGAAACGAAACAGTTTTTTGCAGTAGTAACgtttctctgctgcttcctcatACTCCCAGATCTTTACCAGTGCTagggagtgggatggggagcACCAGAACTGCTGGGGCAGGCGTGGTGCCTGGGGCATGACAGCCCAGAGGAGCCGTGGGGCAAGGACTGGGTCACCAGGCTGTGGCGCAAGAGCCTTACACATAATTTCCCTGCCTCTGGTGCTCCTTCCCAATGGGTATTCGGGATGCTGGGTGTGGCATGCGTGGGAATTGAACCAGCTGACTGTTCTCCTGACAAAGGCATGAGATGTGTGTCCTTGGTGAGGCTTGTGCTGGTGCCTCTGGCTTGCTGGACACTGTTGGAGTTTCTGCTGGAGCaagagctccaggctgtgcaggtGTCTCATCCTGGGAAGCCCCTTTTCCCCACAGGCACCTCCTTGGCTGTGAAACCTTTAGGGCAGGTGTTTTGCTGTCAGCACGTGGTCTGTGCTCCTCTCTGAGGGAGtgtaataaatatttgtaaaaattctctttaataaaaaatcttcaataaggaaaaaaaaaggaaaaaaaaaggaaaaaaaaaaagagaagttagGAAACTTTCCCTTCCTTGGCAAGAGCAAGCTGTTCCCTTGCAGCACACTGTGTGCGAGTTAAAAGCAGTTACACTTTCCTGGCCTGTCCACCTGACAGCCCTAGTCTCAAGTGCCAGAGCAGGAGACACAGTGCCAGCATGTCCCCTCCTACCCCACTGCCTGTGGTGTCACATTCACCACCCTTAGAGCAGGGGCATGCAGTTCACTTGCCTGACATGAAGTGGGTCACAttcaggctctgcctgcaggtTCCTGACCCTGTTCTGTCTGGGTGTGCCCAAACGTGGGCACGAGCCTGAAGGAAGGGCCAGTGGGAATGTGCCATGCACCTTTGACCTTAGGACATGCCAACTCTGTGATTGCTTGGGCGGGAGCATGTGGCTGTATAAAAGCCCTGGAGGAGACCTTGCTCTGGCAGTGCGAGCCTGTCTCTCTGCGCAATGGCTGACCCCAAGAAGCCTGAGAATGGGGCTGTTGAGCTGGGCACCCCTAATGCCGCTGTCCCCACAGGGACCATGTCCACCCGGCGCCTGCGCAGCGAGGACTATAATGACTACAGTTCCACAGATGTCACACCGGAGGGGAGCCCTCCTGACGGCATGAATGGCTTTGCCCACCCCGAGTCCTACCAGCGCTTCGGGGAGACCAATGGCACAACGTGAGTGATTCCCTCTTTCCTGGgctggcctggcacaggggaggggggaggagaTCGTGGtggctccctgctgcctgttGACTTTGCTAGAGGATGGTGAAGCTGTGGTTTTATGGGGAGTTCTCCTGAGGGTAATGAGGGAAGAGCTGTGATCCCACATCTCTGGGGTGCTGGCACCAAGCGAGCAGCTGCCCCAGTGttgctctgctctctggtgaAGCTGGGCTTGCTGACAGTGGGCAGTGATTGATGCTTTTCCCAATATTTTCCCACTCCACGTTCATTCAATGAGGAACTCTGGCAAGCAAGCAGCATGCCCAGATTCAGAGGATATGTGGATACATTGCAGCCATGTTCTGGGTTTCCTTGTACCCAGGTGTGCAGAAGATGCTTTCTTTGCCTGGCAGAGACTGATTCCTTCAAATCACTTcttggtgctgggctgtgcttgtGCTGGGTTTTGCAAATGCCCACCCAAAATCTGTTTGTTCAGTCTTTGCTTTCATACCTAACTTGGTCCCAGCTGGCTGAGCTGGGTTCAGGGGACAGGATCATGACCCTGCAGcagttcagagctgctgtggacCCTTAGCAGGCTAAGTTATGTATGGTCTGGGTGTGGGCACCTGCTGACAATGACCTCTGCATCTGCTCTCCCTCAGGTGGTACCAGACCTTGATCCATCTGCTGAAGGGGAATATT encodes:
- the GM2A gene encoding ganglioside GM2 activator, translating into MVCVGLALALCALQLVPAALAGPQLQLLVERSGARRLRKVGGFAWENCGDKRDPVVLQSLSVAPDPITIPGSLRVSAAVKSGKTMGSPLKAVLVVEKALGDLWIQLPCIDQLGSCTYNDVCSILDELIPPGTPCPEPLLTYGIPCHCPFKAGSYSLPASDFDVPDVELPSWMTNGNYRVRVVVSNGGEELSCVKLAFSLHSH